One Campylobacter pinnipediorum subsp. caledonicus genomic window carries:
- a CDS encoding SU10 major capsid protein produces MAITSTGFQNPATRREGLVPSVYDKIIMVGAEDTPLLSLIGKSKVSGITHSWIVDSLADPKKNAQKEISDFTGAAKSTKQSVTNSTQIFTTDVMVSKTMQAVKTYGGKELQHELGKKTKEHKLDIEYALLGLGRNSDAKQSVFLKPTTRADETPAEMAGLFYYLAKGASAFTSGARGNVLAFDNSQNWQGTKTPLTEKELNTILQKIWDSGATPKDVFIGASLKQAINKMATRQFGGEKKINTRVTSLETDFGVVNFRLHRFLNTKYGLDDVLIAGDFDYAKMGLLIPTTIEEVPTSKTATQKRFYTEGCLEVRNADAFCIGVGLRA; encoded by the coding sequence ATGGCAATAACTTCAACAGGGTTTCAAAACCCAGCCACAAGAAGAGAGGGCTTAGTCCCATCAGTTTATGACAAAATCATTATGGTAGGTGCTGAAGACACACCTTTATTATCACTTATAGGTAAAAGCAAAGTATCAGGTATCACACATAGTTGGATAGTAGATAGCTTGGCAGACCCAAAGAAAAATGCTCAAAAAGAGATAAGCGACTTTACAGGTGCAGCAAAATCAACTAAACAAAGCGTTACAAACTCAACTCAAATATTTACAACTGATGTAATGGTTTCTAAAACTATGCAAGCTGTTAAAACCTATGGCGGAAAAGAGTTACAACACGAATTAGGCAAGAAAACAAAAGAGCATAAACTAGATATTGAGTATGCACTTTTGGGCTTAGGTAGAAATAGCGACGCTAAACAAAGTGTATTTTTAAAACCAACAACAAGAGCTGATGAAACACCGGCTGAAATGGCAGGATTGTTTTACTACTTAGCAAAAGGGGCGAGTGCATTTACAAGTGGTGCTAGGGGCAATGTTTTGGCTTTTGACAACTCACAAAATTGGCAAGGCACAAAAACACCTTTAACAGAGAAAGAGCTAAATACTATTTTACAAAAGATATGGGATAGTGGTGCAACTCCAAAAGATGTTTTTATCGGTGCTAGTTTAAAACAAGCTATTAATAAAATGGCTACTAGACAATTTGGGGGCGAAAAGAAAATCAACACAAGAGTAACAAGCTTAGAAACTGATTTTGGGGTAGTTAATTTTAGATTACACAGATTTTTAAACACTAAATACGGTCTTGATGATGTCTTAATTGCCGGTGATTTTGATTATGCAAAAATGGGCTTATTAATTCCGACTACTATTGAGGAAGTGCCAACCTCTAAAACAGCAACTCAAAAGAGATTTTATACTGAG